The following coding sequences lie in one Eschrichtius robustus isolate mEscRob2 chromosome 10, mEscRob2.pri, whole genome shotgun sequence genomic window:
- the CDK9 gene encoding cyclin-dependent kinase 9, which translates to MQRDAPPRAPAPAPRLPAPPIGAAASSGGGGGGGSGGGGGASAAPAPPGLSGTTSPRGPGGGRRTEEVGSAPRGRKWPWRRKWRGRGGAWSTAAGPGAGAATAAAAGGGGGALEAAMAKQYDSVECPFCDEVSKYEKLAKIGQGTFGEVFKAKHRKTGQKVALKKVLMENEKEGFPITALREIKILQLLKHENVVNLIEICRTKASPYNRCKGSIYLVFDFCEHDLAGLLSNVLVKFTLSEIKRVMQMLLNGLYYIHRNKILHRDMKAANVLITRDGVLKLADFGLARAFSLAKNSQPNRYTNRVVTLWYRPPELLLGERDYGPPIDLWGAGCIMAEMWTRSPIMQGNTEQHQLALISQLCGSITPEVWPNVDKYELFEKLDLVKGQKRKVKDRLKAYVRDPYALDLIDKLLVLDPAQRIDSDDALNHDFFWSDPMPSDLKGMLSTHLTSMFEYLAPPRRKGSQITQQSTNQSRNPATTNQTEFERVF; encoded by the exons ATGCAGCGGGACGCACCACCCCGAGCCCCAGCCCCGGCGCCCCGACTCCCCGCGCCCCCGATCGGGGCCGCCGCCAGCAGTGGCGGCGGCGGAGGCGGGGGCAGCGGCGGTGGCGGAGGCGCCTCTGCAGCTCCGGCTCCTCCTGGCCTCTCGGGAACTACAAGTCCCAGGGGGCCTGGCGGCGGGCGGCGGACGGAAGAGGTGGGGTCGGCGCCGCGAGGCCGGAAGTGGCCGTGGAGGCGGAAGTGGCGCGGCCGCGGAGGGGCCTGGAGCACGGCGGCGGGACCTGGAGCGGGAGCAgcgacggcggcggcggctggaGGTGGCGGCGGCGCACTGGAGGCGGCCATGGCAAAGCAGTACGACTCGGTGGAATGCCCCTTTTGTGATGAGGTGTCCAAATACGAGAAGCTCGCTAAAATCGGCCAAGGCACCTTCGG GGAGGTGTTTAAGGCAAAGCATCGCAAGACCGGCCAAAAAGTGGCTCTGAAGAAGGTACTGATGGAGAACGAGAAGGAGGGG TTCCCCATTACAGCCTTGCGGGAAATCAAGATCCTCCAGCTTCTAAAACACGAGAATGTGGTCAACTTGATTGAGATCTGTCGAACCAAAG CTTCCCCCTATAACCGCTGCAAAGGCAGTATATACCTGGTGTTTGACTTCTGCGAGCATGATCTTGCCGGGCTGCTGAGCAACGTCTTAGTCAAGTTCACACTGTCTGAGATCAAGAGGGTCATGCAGATGTTGCTCAATGGTCTCTACTACATCCACAGGAACAAG ATCCTGCACAGGGACATGAAGGCGGCTAATGTGCTCATCACCCGTGATGGAGTTCTGAAGCTGGCAGACTTTGGGCTGGCCCGGGCCTTCAGCCTGGCCAAGAACAGCCAGCCCAACCGCTACACCAACCGTGTGGTGACGCTCTGGTACCGGCCCCCGGAGCTGTTGCTCG GGGAGCGGGACTACGGCCCCCCCATTGACCTGTGGGGTGCTGGGTGCATCATGGCAGAGATGTGGACCCGCAGCCCTATCATGCAGGGCAACACAGAGCAGCACCAGCTTGCCCTCATCAGCCAGCTCTGTGGCTCCATCACTCCTGAG GTGTGGCCAAATGTGGACAAGTACGAGCTGTTTGAGAAACTGGACCTGGTCAAGGGCCAGAAGCGGAAGGTGAAGGACAGGCTGAAGGCCTATGTGCGTGACCCCTACGCACTGGACCTCATCGACAAGTTGCTGGTGCTGGATCCCGCCCAGCGCATCGACAGTGATGACGCCCTGAACCACGACTTCTTCTGGTCCGACCCCATGCCCTCGGACCTCAAGGGCATGCTGTCCACCCACCTGACGTCCATGTTTGAGTACCTCGCACCACCGCGCCGGAAGGGCAGCCAGATCACCCAGCAGTCCACCAACCAGAGCCGCAATCCCGCCACTACCAACCAGACAGAGTTTGAACGTGTCTTCTGA